A single Chanos chanos chromosome 8, fChaCha1.1, whole genome shotgun sequence DNA region contains:
- the nradd gene encoding tumor necrosis factor receptor superfamily member 16: MGNVEHLARVVTGNDCASGRYTDAGECCKMCPVGSGMALDCGQENTRCQACQDGVTFSDSEGLSRCRPCGRCPRSIATLAVCTAERDTHCDCGEGFYLWRERNSTDGLCAPCTLCERGHGVVWPCGVRGDTQCQPCPPGTYSEKRSIAHTCQPCSRCQDNEVEIRACQPNSDTLCMEKDLQILSRPSGSDGPKELPHRPVLEEDEGGKTSPAPGSSNPRNNPHDVDQGGSNNLVVYVSVLAAVVLGLLLYVAYKCWKSCQQKQALGKARVGEVSTPAEGEKLHSDSGVFLDSHSLQDNQPSKGGKRDSKQDILYMNIPPHRQEEVEQALMEGGGRGWRQLAVALGYEQERVDVIGRGQDPVHTLLSDWALQEGATLGVLCAALARIERSDVAGVLTAPAQGVSVV, translated from the exons atgGGCAACGTGGAGCATCTCGCGAGG gtggtCACAGGCAATGACTGTGCCAGTGGTCGTTACACCGATGCTGGGGAGTGCTGTAAAATGTGCCCAGTGGGCAGCGGCATGGCATTGGACTGTGGGCAGGAAAACACGCGATGCCAGGCGTGCCAGGATG GAGTGACGTTCTCGGACTCTGAGGGCCTGTCTCGTTGTCGTCCGTGTGGTCGTTGTCCGAGGTCGATCGCTACGCTGGCGGTGTGCACGGCGGAGCGGGACACTCACTGTGACTGTGGGGAGGGCTTTTATCTGTGGAGGGAGAGGAACAGTACTGACGGCCTGTGTGCCCCCTGTACGCTGTGTGAGCGGGGCCACGGCGTGGTCTGGCCCTGCGGCGTCCGGGGAGACACTCAGTGCCAACCGTGCCCCCCGGGGACATACTCAGAGAAACGCAGTATCGCCCACACCTGCCAGCCATGCTCCAGGTGCCAGGACAACGAGGTGGAGATCAGAGCCTGCCAGCCCaactcagacacactctgcaTGG AAAAAGACCTGCAAATTCTCTCCCGCCCCTCTGGTTCTGACGGCCCAAAGGAGCTTCCTCATCGGCCAGTCCTGGAGGAGGACGAGGGCGGGAAGACTAGCCCCGCCCCAGGCTCAAGCAACCCCAGAAACAACCCCCATGATGTGGATCAGGGGGGCAGCAATAACCTGGTGGTCTATGTCTCCGTGCTGGCCGCGGTGGTCCTGGGTTTGCTGCTGTATGTGGCCTATAAGTG ttggAAGTCGTGCCAGCAGAAGCAGGCGCTGGGAAAGGCCCGTGTGGGAGAGGTCAGTACTccggcagagggagagaaactgcaCAGTGACAGTGGAGTGTTCCTGGACTCTCACAGTCTCCAGGACAACCAACCCAGCAAAG ggggtaagagagacagtaaacAGGACATCCTGTATATGAATATACCACCACACCGGCAGGAGGAGGTTGAACAAGCACTGATGGAGGGCGGGGGGCGCGGCTGGAGGCAGTTGGCCGTCGCTCTAGGTTACGAGCAGGAGCGGGTCGACGTGATTGGCCGTGGCCAGGACCCCGTTCACACGCTGCTTTCTGATTGGGCGCTGCAGGAAGGTGCGACTTTGGGTGTGCTCTGTGCGGCACTGGCCCGTATCGAGCGGTCAGACGTGGCCGGCGTTCTGACCGCGCCCGCTCAGGGCGTCTCCGTGGTCTAA